From Drosophila virilis strain 15010-1051.87 chromosome X, Dvir_AGI_RSII-ME, whole genome shotgun sequence, the proteins below share one genomic window:
- the Nprl2 gene encoding GATOR complex protein NPRL2 — translation MHSHTKEGGPGITGGSTEGKIRCIFLSEFHATAGCKISCQVPENYISKEVFDAINVYIIPKQHLQRCILTVNAMDVKIVGYPVGIQDQQKYARNAFLFNLCFVCDSRARSVQYEPVVKKLSEYLIMMEEESCFLSREDDKQRLQNIFETVLRDLNERKVATIVEGDNTIYLKIVMHKPDPPPVKDHMVPLLLANLRDTPLENWDLTTQQILPYINGINHVARIAAEADVETDLVKSCIQNLVYYGVVQLLPILKYSNVYMTQNLKHLIQSTALSNACRKYVALQPDKLLPSVQRIFQFYASMTHGVTLRAICQRLCPQHHNIDERKMVIFGLQHKFIRCIQKYPVFTGSVPSGRQKMYTGLISFDEICCKTGLSPCTIEKDIEKDTNVTVIWK, via the exons ATGCACTCCCACACAAAGGAAGGCGGCCCCGGCATAACCGGCGGCAGCACAGAAGGCAAAATACGCTGCATTTTTCTAAGCGAATTCCACGCCACGGCGGGCTGCAAAATCAGCTGTCAG GTGCCAGAAAATTATATCTCAAAAGAGGTCTTCGATGCCATCAACGTGTACATTATACCCAAGCAGCACTTGCAACGCTGCATTCTAACGGTGAATGCGATGGACGTTAAAATCGTTGGTTACCCAGTCGGCATACAGGACCAGCAGAAGTATGCTCGCAATGCATTTCTCTTTAATCTGTGCTTTGTGTGTGATTCCCGTGCCCGTTCCGTGCAATATGAGCCGGTGGTAAAGAAGCTGTCGGAATATCTGATTATGATGGAGGAGGAGTCATGCTTTTTGTCACGCGAGGACGACAAGCAACGGCTACAAAATATCTTTGAGACAGTGCTCCGTGATCTGAATGAGCGCAAAGTGGCCACCATTGTGGAAGGCGACAACACAATCTATTTGAAAATTGTCATGCATAAGCCGGATCCGCCACCAGTCAAGGACCATATGGTGCCCCTATTATTGGCTAATTTGCGCGATACACCGCTCGAGAACTGGGATCTAACTACACAACAG ATATTGCCCTATATCAATGGCATTAATCATGTGGCTCGCATAGCCGCCGAGGCGGATGTGGAAACTGATTTAGTGAAGTCCTGCATACAGAATTTGGTCTACTATGGcgttgtgcagctgctgcccattTTGAAGTACAGCAATGTCTATATGACCCAGAATCTAAAGCACCTCATACAGAGCACAGCGTTGAGCAATGCCTGTCGCAAGTACGTGGCTCTCCAGCCGGATAAATTGCTGCCCAGCGTGCAGAGAATCTTTCAGTTTTATGCGTCCATGACGCATGGCGTCACGCTCCGTGCCATTTGTCAGCGTCTGTGCCCGCAACATCACAACATCGATGAGCGTAAAATGGTCATCTTCGGGCTGCAGCACAAGTTTATACGCTGCATACAGAAATATCCGGTATTTACCGGATCGGTGCCATCTGGTCGCCAGAAGATGTATACGGGGCTGATTAGTTTTGATGAGATTTGCTGCAAGACTGGACTTTCTCCGTGCACCATCGAGAAGGATATTGAAAAGGATACGAATGTGACTGTGATTTGGAAGTAG
- the LOC6631980 gene encoding monocarboxylate transporter 9 — protein MTVPTAAATRPKAKAYRLEAPDGGWGILVCIGMALPFISALAALPSFGLIFGDFLKGIGAETSAIAIITSTFFCAMSFAGLFSGSLFRRFGMRPVGLVGGILYFLGTGMQFFANSTLQLTLAFSLFQGTGFGLIVPTSYTSFNNYFVKNRVMWMSFAQTLIGLGSMVYPILMQKLLQWYGFRGCLLVLTAINANAVLGMLLMHPVEWHMRRVPLKEEKEPEAEQLQPVQPTVVVHVQPETPLNPIPELDFGPAAKVASMPVSNLGSRRVSHADDHTLRIISSRASSITSLGNWSGPMVVSDASPQMMHSLQASRRQSVISGASPCRSASAAGVANEDDNDNDDNVPGETRTCCGTIVDFLDLTLLKKPIYVNIVLGITFALYSDISFFTMQPSYLFELGYTKADTANVIAIGAAADLLSRIFLAITAIFIQVPARYIYLAGALFTIFARIALNGITNFVGMACITAVLGFLRTWIHVPLPLVFADYLPKERFASGYGLFMFTQGNAMFIIGPIVGYIRDCTQDYLLVFHILNVFMALCAVPWIIEVLIVKFRRRNKIERNNVCEHDSGNYNAVH, from the exons ATGACAGTGCCAACCGCGGCAGCAACACGgcccaaagccaaagcctATCGATTGGAGGCGCCCGACGGCGGCTGGGGCATACTGGTCTGCATTGGCATGGCCTTGCCGTTT ATTAGCgcgctggcagcgctgccCTCGTTTGGCCTGATCTTTGGCGATTTCCTGAAGGGCATCGGCGCTGAGACGAGCGCGATTGCCATCATCACCAGCACCTTCTTTTGCGCCATGAGCTTTGCCGGCCTGTTCTCCGGTTCGCTGTTCCGCCGCTTCGGCATGCGTCCGGTGGGTCTTGTCGGTGGCATACTTTATTTTCTGGGCACGGGCATGCAGTTTTTTGCCAATTCCACGCTGCAGCTGACGCTGGCTTTCAGCCTATTTCAGGGCACAGGATTTGGATTGATTGTGCCCACCAGCTATACGTCGTTTAATAATTACTTTGTTAAGAATCGTGTCATGTGGATGAGTTTCGCCCAGACGCTAATTGGCCTCGGCTCGATGGTATATCCCATTTTGATGCAGAAGCTCTTGCAGTGGTATGGCTTTCGTGGCTGTCTCCTGGTTCTCACGGCCATCAATGCGAACGCGGTGCTCGGCATGCTGCTCATGCATCCCGTTGAGTGGCATATGCGACGCGTGCCCCTGAAGGAGGAGAAGGAGCCGGAAGCCGAGCAACTGCAGCCAGTACAGCCGACAGTCGTTGTGCATGTCCAACCAGAGACGCCATTAAATCCCATACCCGAACTGGATTTTGGACCAGCAGCAAAAGTTGCATCCATGCCCGTATCAAATTTGGGCTCACGTCGCGTGTCGCACGCTGACGACCATACGCTAAGGATCATCTCCAGTCGCGCCTCCAGCATCACCAGCCTGGGCAACTGGTCTGGCCCGATGGTGGTCAGCGATGCCTCGCCCCAAATGATGCACAGCCTTCAGGCGTCGCGACGCCAATCGGTCATCAGTGGCGCCTCACCCTGCCGATCCGCATCCGCAGCTGGTGTTGCCAATGaggacgacaacgacaacgacgacaacgttCCTGGCGAGACGCGCACCTGCTGCGGCACCATAGTCGATTTTCTCGACCTAACGCTTCTCAAGAAACCCATCTACGTAAACATTGTTCTCGGCATCACATTCGCCTTATACTCGGACATCTCATTCTTCACCATGCAGCCCTCATATCTCTTCGAACTGGGTTACACCAAG GCCGACACGGCAAATGTGATAGCTATTGGAGCCGCTGCGGATTTGCTGTCGCGTATTTTTCTGGCAATAACTGCGATTTTCATTCAAGTTCCCGCTCGTTACATTTACTTGGCTGGCGCGCTCTTTACAATTTTCGCTCGAATCG CTCTCAATGGCATCACCAATTTTGTGGGCATGGCCTGCATCACGGCTGTGCTCGGCTTTTTACGCACTTGGATACATGTGCCGCTGCCGTTGGTGTTTGCCGATTACTTGCCAAAGGAACG CTTTGCCAGCGGCTATGGCCTGTTCATGTTCACACAGGGCAATGCCATGTTTATAATTGGGCCAATCGTTGGCTATATACGAGACTGCACGCAGGATTATTTGTTGGTATTCCATATACTGAACGTATTCATGGCCCTGTGCGCTGTGCCTTGGATCATTGAGGTGTTGATCGTCAAATTTCGCCGGCGCAACAAAATTGAACGCAACAATGTCTGCGAGCACGATAGTGGCAACTATAATGCGGTGCATTAA
- the Polr3I gene encoding DNA-directed RNA polymerase III subunit RPC9: METVNATYAYVTNLEVMHLLQQIKGTKKKFGMRNLATVTYEALQFLEESPCKTQTRESINSYLCDLAAYRLMPHEMLQMVNDPPTSALHTQLLIDDNKIPLTDEENEAIIELTHKHFYNSGADQLQPSQAQG, translated from the exons ATGGAAAC CGTAAATGCCACTTATGCGTACGTCACAAATCTAGAGGTAATGCACCTACTACAACAGATTAAGGGCACCAAAAAGAAGTTTGGAATGCGCAACCTGGCTACGGTCACCTACGAG GCCCTACAGTTCCTGGAGGAATCGCCTTGTAAGACGCAAACACGCGAGTCCATTAATAGCTACTTGTGCGACTTGGCCGCCTACAGGCTGATGCCCCACGAGATGCTGCAAATGGTTAATGATCCGCCTACTAGTGCACTGCATACGCAACTG CTCATTGATGACAATAAAATCCCACTTACCGACGAGGAGAACGAGGCCATAATTGAGCTAACGCACAAACATTTCTATAACTCTGGCGCGGATCAGTTGCAACCCAGCCAGGCGCAGGGATAA
- the DENR gene encoding density-regulated protein homolog — MTNESTNVAERLKLGPRENVTYPIVMKYCGHCTMPIEYCEYYPEYDKCKDWLERNLPDDFERLKIEEEQAAADGTDDDKKRQKRGGKGLLRVKKKEDVPKRICVSRAARGKKKSVTVVTGLSTFDIDLKVAAKFFGTKFACGSSVTGDDEIVIQGDVKDDLFDVIPDKWAEIDEDVIEDLGDQKR, encoded by the exons ATGACAAACGAAAGCACAAATGTCGCTGAGCGGCTCAAGTTGGGTCCGCGTGAAAATGTCACTTATCCCATAGTCATGAAATATTGCGGACACTGCACCATGCCAATAGAG TACTGTGAATACTATCCGGAGTACGATAAATGCAAGGACTGGCTGGAACGCAATCTGCCCGATGATTTCGAGCGTCTTAAAATAGAGGAAGAGCAGGCTGCGGCAGATGGCACAGATGACGACAAGAAGCGTCAGAAGCGTGGCGGCAAGGGGCTGCTGCGTGTCAAAAAGAAGGAGGATGTCCCCAAACGCATATGTGTATCACGTGCTGCCCGCGGCAAGAAGAAGTCTGTAACAGTGGTTACCGGACTGAGCACCTTTG ATATTGATCTCAAAGTGGCTGCCAAGTTTTTTGGAACGAAGTTCGCTTGCGGATCATCAGTAACTGGCGATGATGAAATTGTCATACAGGGCGATGTAAAGGATGACTTATTTGATGTCATTCCCGATAAATGGGCCGAAATTGATGAAGACGTCATCGAGGATTTGGGCGATCAGAAGCGTTAA